AGGCACTCAagaaatatgtgttgaatgaacgATGCCTGTGACAAGCAACTGGACTTTATTCTTTCCTGACCCTTGATCCTATGACACATCTCCTCCTGGCTGCTACTATCACTCCTTCAGAGCAGATCTTCTCTAGAGAACCTGGAAGGGAAACAggtgaggcttagagaggtggaggcagagggacGGGGGAGTCATTGGAACAGCTGGGGTTTTGGCATTGGTAtctggggcaggagtggggctgggctGGAAGCAGGCCTCTCTCTGGATGGCTGGGAAGTGATCATGGATTGGGGTTGGTTTCTTCACAGCGATGGCCAAGGACATCCTGGGTGAAGCTGGGTTGCACTTCGACGAACTGAACAAGCTGCGGGTGTTGGACCCAGAGGTCAGCCAGCAGACCACAGAGCTCAAGGAAGAGTGCAAGGACTTCGTGGACAGTGAGTGTCATTTGGGGAGACATGTTGCTACTCAGCTTTGAATTATTCCAACTGTGCCCCATCCCTGCCTCCCGGCTGTTGCTCTTGGCCCAGCCAGAATGGAGCTGCTGGCTCCCTAAAGGTTGACCCTGACCTTTATGAATTCCCATGTGCCACCCACCTTATCTACCTGCCTCTCCTTATGCTCTCATGTAGTCCCACAGGGAACACCAGTCAAAGCAGACGCTGAAGTGCTGAGAGGAGGGTGTGTTTTGAGATACGCCATCTTTGATTTTTTTGCTCTCAGAAACCTTAAACTTCATGGGAGCAGAACTATGATTTGGGAGTGGGAAATAGAGTTATGTACTGGTGACTTCATTTCTTGGGAAATCAAGAAATCAATAGTGGGCTTGTCTGTATTGGGAGTAAAAGTTGATTAACTGGAGTCCCTAGAAGCAGCTCAACAGACCCCATGAAAACATCTTTTAACAGGAGATACCCAGAACACCTCCTGTCCTGGCAGCCAAGCAAGACCAGTGGTGCGAATAAAGAGCAGGTCTAGCTAGAGCAGGGATTTCCGAGCCTTCGGGGACTGTAGGCTGTGGAGAGCTCACCTGGTGAAGGTAGCATGAGTTCTATTGCCAGCCTTCTGGATGCTGAGAATGTCCCATCTTCTTGGGCCTTAGCTTACTCCTCAGGAGTGGGGGTTCCACCACACCCAAGGATATTGAGAAAAAGGGAATGGGAGATTAGGCACTTAAATGCTTTGAGCTCTTTATTAGCTGTGGTCACAGTGGATAGCCCCACCATCAACTGAAATCTAGCATATCTGTGGCTACAAGAGGCAGCTTCCTGTCCTGAGGCAGTCCTTTCATGAATGTGGCCCTTTGTAccttctggggggtgggggggcgacaCGGCAGGAGGGGGTCCACCCATAGAATAGGTCCGCCAGGGCCTTCATAGCCTGAGGTAACAGCAGCTAGCTGGTCGTGGGGGCTCAAAGTCCAGATACTCCCCAGTCTAGCTCTGGATGCGGCCAGTCGTCTCTAGGTCCAGACCAAGGGGGGCAGACTTTAGACCAGCAGGCACCAAACTGTTTGGGTGCAAATTAGCAGGGCAGTCAGTCCTTCCCTCCCACTGAAAGGGAGCACTGAGGGAGAGTGATGACACCGAGGAAATAAAAACGTTTTCTTCTTTCCCCCAAAGAAATTGGCCAATTTCAGAAAATAGTTGGTGGTTTACTTGAGCTTGTTGACCAACTTgcaaaagaagcagaaaatgaGAAGATGAAGGTAAGATCAGCATGCACTTTATCTCAATCTTGGCCTGGGATCCTCGTTCACTAGCCTGTCATCTTCTGCCTTCttgactttgtgtgtgtgtgttgaggaggatgttcttttaataaaacaagattttaaataacatttcctATACAAGTATCAActcatgttgtacacctaaaatatcacatgtcaattatacctgttttttaaaaacaattcctgGTCCAGTTAACCTACTTTGAATTCTTATATGCCAGTACACTTTGACATTATTTCCTTTGTCACGTCACTGAAATAGATGGTTTTATCATCTTATAAATGAAGATGTGCAGAGTATAGATGACTTGGTAAAGAGCACGAAATGTTCCAGACCCTGGGGATACTCCATGATCTGCCTCAGAGCTCTAGGCCAGTTCTAACTTTGGAATCCTGAGGTTAATCCTTTTTCCCAAAGCTCTGGGGTTCAACCTTCTTTTCCCTTCTGGGCAGTGAGGTAGCCCCCAGGGGTGCTTACCCAGTCGAGGACTTAACGCTGAAGATGGTTTGAATGAAGCCATGACCTTCTTCTAGGCCATTGGTGCTCGCAATTTGCTCAAATCTATAGCCAAGCAGAGAGAAGCCCAACAGCAGCAGCTCCAGGCACTGATAGC
The genomic region above belongs to Myotis daubentonii chromosome 16, mMyoDau2.1, whole genome shotgun sequence and contains:
- the IFT20 gene encoding intraflagellar transport protein 20 homolog isoform X1, with protein sequence MTHLLLAATITPSEQIFSREPGRETAMAKDILGEAGLHFDELNKLRVLDPEVSQQTTELKEECKDFVDKIGQFQKIVGGLLELVDQLAKEAENEKMKAIGARNLLKSIAKQREAQQQQLQALIAEKKMQLERYRVEYEALCKVEAEQNEFIDQFIFQK
- the IFT20 gene encoding intraflagellar transport protein 20 homolog isoform X3, with the protein product MTHLLLAATITPSEQIFSREPGRETAMAKDILGEAGLHFDELNKLRVLDPEVSQQTTELKEECKDFVDKIGQFQKIVGGLLELVDQLAKEAENEKMKVSG
- the IFT20 gene encoding intraflagellar transport protein 20 homolog isoform X2, with translation MAKDILGEAGLHFDELNKLRVLDPEVSQQTTELKEECKDFVDKIGQFQKIVGGLLELVDQLAKEAENEKMKAIGARNLLKSIAKQREAQQQQLQALIAEKKMQLERYRVEYEALCKVEAEQNEFIDQFIFQK